The Dama dama isolate Ldn47 chromosome 23, ASM3311817v1, whole genome shotgun sequence genome contains a region encoding:
- the LOC133044837 gene encoding ragulator complex protein LAMTOR3: MADDLKRFLYKKLPSVEGLHAIVVSDRDGVPVIKVANDNAPEHALRPGFLSTFALATDQGSKLGLSKNKSIICYYNTYQVVQFNRLPLVVSFIASSSANTGLIVSLEKELAPLFEELRQVVEVS; encoded by the coding sequence ATGGCGGATGATCTAAAACGATTCCTGTATAAAAAATTACCAAGTGTTGAGGGGCTCCATGCTATTGTTGTGTCAGATAGAGATGGAGTGCCTGTCATTAAAGTGGCCAATGATAACGCTCCAGAGCATGCTTTGAGACCTGGTTTCTTATCAACTTTTGCCCTTGCAACAGACCAAGGGAGCAAACTCggactttcaaaaaataaaagtatcatcTGTTACTATAACACCTACCAGGTGGTTCAATTCAATCGTTTACCTTTGGTAGTGAGTTTCATAGCCAGCAGCAGTGCTAATACAGGACTAATTGTCAGCCTGGAAAAGGAACTTGCTCCATTATTTGAAGAATTGAGACAAGTTGTGGAAGTTTCTTAA